A genome region from Luteitalea sp. includes the following:
- a CDS encoding ATP-binding protein yields MRKPDILWNRDAEWTDLATVATDPRPGATLALLYGRRRQGKTLMLELLTEATGGFMFTGLQQSATQQLAGLGEAYARFRRLPTRSAFADWRTAIDALLALGDGVKAPVPVVLDEFGYLLEASRELASVIQNGLSPRGTARRRGRTRLILCGSALTTMRSLLTGSAPLRGRASAEIMLNPLDYRAAAGLWGLAGQPALAFRVHALLGGTPAYPEMAGAAPTTLAAFDRWVQQRLLHPSSALFREGNVLLQEEPEITDRLTCHAVLAALSQGRTRRGEIAAALGRPDSSLTHPLVALEQVQLVEKVEDAFRQKRSIYRIREPIIRTHQLILRPNEARLVARASARVWADARETVVSLIYGPHLEDLARIWCMHHAAEATVGGVATKVRPAVLACRDHRRGHQLDLVVTDGRPGKGERIIAIGEAKAHGRALAIEELKRLDHLRALLPPSQVTVPPRLILVSTAGVARDLRAEAQRRGDVELVDLDRLYAGQ; encoded by the coding sequence ATGCGCAAGCCGGACATCCTCTGGAATCGCGACGCCGAGTGGACCGACCTCGCGACGGTCGCCACCGACCCCAGGCCCGGCGCCACGCTGGCACTACTCTACGGGCGGCGGCGGCAGGGCAAGACGCTCATGCTGGAGCTGCTCACCGAGGCAACCGGCGGCTTCATGTTCACCGGCCTCCAGCAGTCAGCCACACAGCAGCTGGCGGGTCTTGGCGAAGCCTACGCTCGCTTCCGGAGGCTGCCAACACGAAGCGCGTTCGCGGACTGGCGGACGGCGATCGACGCCCTGCTCGCCCTGGGCGACGGCGTCAAGGCACCGGTCCCGGTCGTGCTCGACGAGTTCGGCTACCTGCTCGAGGCATCCCGCGAGCTCGCGTCGGTCATTCAGAACGGCCTCAGCCCGCGTGGTACCGCGCGTCGGCGTGGCCGCACTCGGTTGATTCTTTGTGGCAGCGCCTTGACAACGATGCGCAGTCTCCTCACGGGGAGCGCGCCGCTGCGGGGCAGGGCCAGCGCGGAGATCATGCTCAATCCCTTGGACTACCGCGCCGCGGCCGGTCTCTGGGGACTCGCGGGGCAGCCGGCGCTCGCCTTCCGCGTACATGCGCTCCTCGGCGGCACGCCCGCGTATCCTGAGATGGCCGGTGCCGCCCCAACGACCCTCGCCGCTTTTGACCGTTGGGTTCAGCAACGTCTGCTCCACCCGTCGAGCGCGCTCTTCCGCGAAGGCAACGTGCTGCTGCAGGAGGAGCCCGAGATCACCGACCGGCTCACCTGCCACGCGGTCCTGGCCGCGCTGAGCCAGGGCCGCACGCGCCGTGGGGAGATCGCCGCCGCGCTCGGGCGGCCGGATTCCAGCCTGACTCATCCGCTCGTTGCCCTGGAACAGGTCCAGCTCGTCGAGAAGGTGGAGGATGCGTTTCGGCAGAAGCGAAGTATTTATCGAATCCGCGAACCGATCATCCGTACGCACCAGTTGATCCTTCGCCCCAACGAGGCGCGTCTCGTCGCGCGAGCCTCGGCACGGGTGTGGGCGGACGCTCGAGAGACGGTCGTCTCCCTCATTTATGGCCCCCACCTGGAGGATCTGGCGCGAATCTGGTGCATGCACCATGCCGCCGAAGCGACCGTCGGTGGTGTCGCGACCAAGGTGCGGCCGGCCGTTCTCGCCTGCCGCGACCACCGGCGGGGACACCAACTCGATCTGGTCGTCACCGACGGCCGGCCTGGCAAAGGCGAACGGATCATCGCGATCGGCGAAGCCAAGGCCCACGGACGAGCCCTGGCCATCGAGGAGCTGAAGCGGCTCGATCATCTCCGCGCTCTCCTGCCGCCTAGCCAGGTCACGGTCCCGCCGCGTCTGATTCTGGTGTCCACGGCCGGAGTCGCGCGCGACCTCCGTGCCGAAGCGCAGCGTCGAGGTGACGTCGAGCTCGTCGACCTCGACCGCCTGTACGCCGGGCAGTGA